In bacterium, the genomic stretch CACCTGTTGTCATTGAATAGTTGCTACATCATTTTGCGAAGTCCGAAATAAAGACGGCAGAGATGATACTAAGCTGAGAGGAGATAGAGATATGCCTCCAGCATCTCAGACTTCTTACTGTAACCAAATACTTGTTAGCTAACAAGTATTTCTATACCATGCAATTGTTTTTTTCAATCCCTCTTCAAAATCAGTCTTTGCCTTAAACCCAAATTCTTAGTGAAAGTCAAGCGGGTTATTTGAAAAGGCTCTGCGAAATCAACGAGCCGATTTATAAGGCCATGCTTTTAAAAGAAAGCTTTCTTAAGGTCTATGATTACGAGTCTCCCGAAAGAAGCACAAGGCTATCTTGAGAATTGGATCAAAGACGCGCTCTCAAGCGCCGTAGGAACCTTTAGGATTATCGCCGAAAGCTTCCGGGATAAACTACAGTACATCATTAACTGGTTCAAGAAAAAGATAAGCTCGGCTATATCAGAAGGGATTAACAATAAAATTAAGCAACTTAAATGTATAGCTTACGGATACAAGGACGCTGATTACTTTAGGCTGAAAATTCACCAGCCTTGCGGGTTATTAAATCATAGGAGATATCTACAATAATTACGAAAGAACCCAAATTACATATTATATACTTTTCTAATCTTTTCCATTACTTTCCAGGTACACTTAAGTCCCTTGGGAAAAGTAACCAGATCTCCTTTATTAATTTCTACTTCTTCTGTCGAAGTAATAACTTTTACTTTTCCCTCTAAAATATACGCCGTTTCATCACTAGTATATTCCCAATCAAAAGTTGATGGCTTGCATTCCCAGCTACTCCAATTCTTTACTCCTATTGATTCTAATTTTTCAATAGAAGGCTTTTCTATCTTTATCTCGGCCATTCTTTACCTCCTCCTAAAAATCTATTGATCTTTTTTCTCCAAGATCTTTTCTTTTTCTATTAAAGCTACTTTTAGGACATCTTCTACATTCTCTACCAAGATTATTTCTAACTTATCTAATACTTCTTTAGGAACATCAATTAGATTTTTTTCATTATCTTTAGGAATAATCACTTTAAATAAATTAGCTCGATGAGCAGCTAAAATCTTTTCTTTAATCCCTCCGATCGCTAAAATTCTACCTCGCAAGGTAACTTCACCAGTCATCGCTATTTTACGATTTACTGCCTTATTAACTAACAAAGATACTAAGGCTACTACCATAGTTATACCAGCCGAAGGACCATCTTTAGGAATAGCTCCTTCTGGAAAATGAATATGGAGATCAGATTTCTTATAAAAATTAAGATCATCAATATTTAATAATTTTGCATTGGAACGAGCATAACTTAAAGCTGCTTGGGCCGACTCTTTCATTACTTCACCTAATTGACCAGTTAAAATTAAATTACCTCTTCCTGGCATTAAAGTAGCTTCCACTGTTAAAATATCACCTCCGGTCGAAGTCCAAGCTAATCCTGTAACGACACCTACTTTATTTTCTTCTTCGGTTATTTCTTTTTTAAATTTAGAGGGACCTAAGTATTTAACTAAATCTTCCTCTGTAATTAGATACAATTTCTTCTTATTCTTACCTTTTACTATGTCTTTAGCTACTTTTCGACATAAAGTAGCTAATTCTCGTTCTAAATTCCTAACTCCTGCCTCTCGAGTATATTTCCCAACAATCGAAGTCAGGACTTCCAAGCTAATCTTAATATTTTCTTTCTTTAAGCCATGGGCTTTAACTTGTTTAGGAATTAAAAACTGTTCGGCAATTTTCTTTTTTTCTTCCTCAGTATAACTTGGAAATTCTAAAACTTCCATCCGATCTTGGAGAGGAATAGGAATAGAGTATAAAACATTGGCCGTGGTAATAAACATGACATCAGATAAATCAAAAGGAACTTCTAAATAATGATCACTAAAGGAACTATTTTGTTCTGGGTCTAATACTTCTAATAAGGCAGAAGAAGGATCGCCTCTAAAATCTGTACTCATCTTGTCTACTTCATCTAACAAAAAGACAGGATTTTTAGAACCAGCTTTTCTAATCGACTGAATAATTCTTCCTGGCAAAGCCGCAACATAAGTCATGCGATGACCTCTAATTTCGGCTTCATCTCTTACTCCTCCTAAAGAAAGACGGACAAATTTTCTTCCCATCGCTTTAGCAATAGATTTAGCGACTGAAGTTTTTCCTGTCCCTGGAGGTCCCGTAAAACATAAAATGGAACCTTTCATCTTTTTAACTAATTTTTGGACAGCTAAATATTCAATAATTCTTTCTTTGGCTTTCTTTAAACCATAGTGATCTTTCTCTAAAATCTTTTCCGCTTCGTCAATATCAATCTTATCCTTAGTTTGTTTAGACCAGGGAAGAGAAACCACCCAACTTAAATAGTTCCTAATTACCGCCCCTTCTGCAGACATAAGAGGCATTTTTTCTAAACGCGAAAGCTCTCTTAATGATTTTTCTTCAACTTCCTTAGGTAGCTTAGCTTCTTTTATTTGTTTCTTGATCTCCTTAATTTCATTGATCGAATCATTGCCTTTACCTAATTCTTTTTGAATAGCTTTTATTTGTTCATGGAGGTAATATTCCTTTTGTGATTTCTCTATTTGCTTCCGGACTTCTCCTTGAATCTTTTTTTCAATTCCTAAGATTTCAATCTCTGAGTTTAATAAAGTAAAAATCTTCTTAATTCGTTCTTCATAGTCAACTAGTTCCAAAATTTCTTGTTTATTAGCCACACTTAAATTTAAATGAGCACTAATCACATCAGCCAATCTCCCAGGATTATCTATATTTTTGATAATCGACATTGCCTCAGAAGGAAGATGAGGATTTAATTTAATATATTCTTCAAATTCACTAATCAACATGCGCATTAAGGCTTCCATCTTGCTGGTCTTAAAAAACTCTTCCCTTACTTTTTTTATCTTTACATAAAAATAATCAGGATTTTCTAAATATTCTACCACTCTGGCTCGAGCAATTCCTTCAATTAAGACCTTAGTTGTTCCATCTGGAAGTTTTAAAAGTTGTAGTATTTCAGAAATAGTGCCCATTTTATAAATATCATCTTCTAAGGGTTCATTAACATTGGCTTTCTTTTGAGTACATAATAAGGTTAAGCGCTCTTTTAAGATTGCTTTTTCCAAAGCCACGACAGATCTTTCTCTGCCTACAAAAAGAGGAACAACCATATAAGGAAAGATAACAATATCTCTTAAAGGTAAAAGTGGCATCTCTTCTGGAATCTCTATCTTATTATCTTTCTCATAATCCCT encodes the following:
- a CDS encoding transposase; translation: MITSLPKEAQGYLENWIKDALSSAVGTFRIIAESFRDKLQYIINWFKKKISSAISEGINNKIKQLKCIAYGYKDADYFRLKIHQPCGLLNHRRYLQ
- a CDS encoding cupin domain-containing protein, translating into MAEIKIEKPSIEKLESIGVKNWSSWECKPSTFDWEYTSDETAYILEGKVKVITSTEEVEINKGDLVTFPKGLKCTWKVMEKIRKVYNM
- the lon gene encoding endopeptidase La, translated to MPLLPLRDIVIFPYMVVPLFVGRERSVVALEKAILKERLTLLCTQKKANVNEPLEDDIYKMGTISEILQLLKLPDGTTKVLIEGIARARVVEYLENPDYFYVKIKKVREEFFKTSKMEALMRMLISEFEEYIKLNPHLPSEAMSIIKNIDNPGRLADVISAHLNLSVANKQEILELVDYEERIKKIFTLLNSEIEILGIEKKIQGEVRKQIEKSQKEYYLHEQIKAIQKELGKGNDSINEIKEIKKQIKEAKLPKEVEEKSLRELSRLEKMPLMSAEGAVIRNYLSWVVSLPWSKQTKDKIDIDEAEKILEKDHYGLKKAKERIIEYLAVQKLVKKMKGSILCFTGPPGTGKTSVAKSIAKAMGRKFVRLSLGGVRDEAEIRGHRMTYVAALPGRIIQSIRKAGSKNPVFLLDEVDKMSTDFRGDPSSALLEVLDPEQNSSFSDHYLEVPFDLSDVMFITTANVLYSIPIPLQDRMEVLEFPSYTEEEKKKIAEQFLIPKQVKAHGLKKENIKISLEVLTSIVGKYTREAGVRNLERELATLCRKVAKDIVKGKNKKKLYLITEEDLVKYLGPSKFKKEITEEENKVGVVTGLAWTSTGGDILTVEATLMPGRGNLILTGQLGEVMKESAQAALSYARSNAKLLNIDDLNFYKKSDLHIHFPEGAIPKDGPSAGITMVVALVSLLVNKAVNRKIAMTGEVTLRGRILAIGGIKEKILAAHRANLFKVIIPKDNEKNLIDVPKEVLDKLEIILVENVEDVLKVALIEKEKILEKKDQ